DNA sequence from the Desulfonatronum thiosulfatophilum genome:
GGGCTGACCAGGATTCCTTGGGAATGTCCGGCGCCCGCCCCTGGCTCCGCTCGGCCTGCCAGAAAACAATTCCCGACGCTTCAAGTTCCACCGCCTTTTCCAAAAGCCAGCCGCGCCGTGCGGTCTTGTTCCAACCCAGGGCCAGAATGATTTCCCGTTCCCGGGGAGGCCTGGTTTGCTCAGAGATCAGGTCAAGATAGGCCGCTTTGCGTTCCAGGCGTTGAATCGCAAAGATGCCGCTACGACCGCACCCATCAATCGCGCGGATCGTGTCGCCGGGGCGCGCGCGGAGCACCTTGAGCAGGTGGTGGGCTTCGGAACCTTCCAGAACAAAGGGCTCCCGCCATTGATCCGGGGGCAGGTATAGGGATTTCAATGACGTCAAGCCGGATTATTGGAGTTTGATCCGGGCCGTGCCGTTCTTGTAAAAGGGCAGGGCGGACAGGCGTGCGCTGAGCTCCGTCTTGCCGGTCCGAACGCTGAAGTGCTCCTCCCGCTCGAACTCCTGGCCGATGTAGGCCAGGGCAATGCCGTGGCCGAGGGACGGAGCAAAGCTGCCGCTGGTGATTCGACCTGCCTTGCGCCCGTCCGTTGTAAAAACTTCGTCATCGTGGCGCGCGCTGCGCCGACCGGGAACAAGAAGCGGAGTCAGTCGCTCTCGGACCGCGGATTGACGGTCCTTGCCGACGTAGGGAGCAGGGGAGGTGAGCAGGGCCTCGTAGCCGGCCTCGGCCGGAGTATGGTTCTCGTCCAGATCCTGGCCGTACAGGGGCAGCCCCATTTCCAGGCGCAAAGTGTCCCTGGCGCCCAGACCGGCCGGACGAACCATGTCGTCTTGCAGGCAGGCTTCCCAAAAAGCCTGGGCCAAAGTGTGCGGCAGGTAAATTTCGTAACCCAGTTCACCAGTGTAGCCTGTTCGGCTGACCAGGATCGGTTCATTCCGGAAGGTGGTCCGGCGAAACGAAAAGTAGGCCAAGTCCCGCCAGTTTTCCGGAAGAACGCCGCTCAGCACGTCCACGGAAAGAGGACCCTGCAGATCAATTTTCGCGGTCCCTGCTGAAATGTCCTCCAGAGCCACGGTGCCCGGCAACCTGCCGGCGATCCATTCCCGATCATGGTCGATTCGGGCCGCATTGACCACGAGCATGAATGTTTCCTGATCCAGGCGGTAGATGATCAGGTCGTCCAGGACGCCGCCGGCATGATTGAGCAGGAAGCCGTATCTGGATTTGCCCTGTTTCAGTGTTTGCAGGTTATGGGTCACGACGCGCTCCAGGGCTTCAGGAGTGTTCTTGCCGGAAACGAGGAACTCCCCCATGTGGCTGATGTCGAACAACGACGCCCTGGTCCGTGTCTGTTCGTGCTCGATCAGAATGCCCTCGTACTGAACGGGCATTTCCCATCCGGCAAAAGGGACCATCCTCGCCTTGTGCGCGACGTGCCATGCATGAAGCGGTGTTTGGTGCATCACTTGTCTTTCTCACTTTGGACTGAATTCGCTTGTCGGAACTCCGGCCGTTGTTTGCGGATGTCTTTCAGCTCGTCCACCAATCCCACCAGTCGTCGGTACTGGGTCTTTACCTTTAGTCCGTACCTGCCGGGCCGGTCGTCATCAAGTTGGACATATCGTTTGTTGAGATAGGAATTGCGCAGAACCTTCTCGCATTGGTCGATGACCCGTTCCATCAAGCCGTCAAAATATGGATGAATCTCGAACTTGAAGTCATTGAGAAGTTCATTCATTTGCTGGAGCATGTCCAGCCAGGAAAGAGGCGTTCCCTTGCGGGAGCGACGGGTCAGGTCTTCGAGTATCCGCACCTTGCGTGCTTGGCGAATATAGGAATATTTGGACCAGACATCGTTGTACAGCCTTGGATGGCTTTTGAACGTGTCCAGGTGTTCAGGCTGAAAGATGTACCCGTCCAGAACCTTGACCACGCCGGAATAGAATTCGTCGCCGTAGCCGATGATTCTGCGTTGATGCTTGGAAAGCCAAGCATAAAGGAATTTGAGTCGTTTTTCATGAGTGTCGGTGTTGCTGACAACCTCCGATTTTTTGAAACGAATCGACCCGATGTATTCCCCCTTGACGATGTCGTTGAGCTTGAGAAGCATGTTCGAAATATCCTTGATCACATTGGCTTCACAACAGACTTCGCCGGTCAGGGGGTGGATGATTTCCTGCCGAAGAACCGAAAGCGCCCGGTCCTGCCGGACGTTGTTCTTGTCGTAGCGATGCTGGCGATAAGTCACCCGCAGGACCACGACGTTGTTTTGCGAGTCGACGAAAGCGCCTAGACGGCTGAGATGGTCGATCAGGTCGAGCTGGTCCGAATCGATGCGCACCAGGGCGATTTTCTCTACTTGCGGATAAGGATTGGCATGGGAGTTCTTGTACAAGGTGGTGATGGTGCGATCCGATTGACCCAGCACGCGGACCAGGAATTCCTCGCTCAGCTTGTACAGACGGCGGGCGAACAGGGCGGATGAGGTTCGACGCTCGGAAACGATGGAAAAGCCGTAAAGTTCCATCAGGAATTGATAGACAAAATTTCTGTTCAACTCATAACAGCGGTTGCTGCCCACCTTGAACATGCCGATCCGCAGGCCGAAGCGCTTGAGTTCCGTATCCAGATCAGAAGGAAAAGAGGCGTTGACTCCTGAAAAGACAAAAGGCCCCGAGGGGATGGTGGAAAAAACGTGTCCGCGTTCCATGTGCAGCAGGAATGAGAGCACGCGGGGATAATGCTCCAGTGCGGTCAGGTCCCGTTCGGAAAAGTAATACTGAAACTCATCATGCATCTGTCTGGGCAGTCGATTCTGGAAGGCCAGCTGGTTCTGGTGCAGAATGTGGGTTTCCAGTGGACAAATGGAGGAATCTTCCTGATCCAGATACTCGAAAGGCGAGTGCAGGATGTCGAACTGGAAAATTTCCTGAAAGTAGGAGAGGGGCCGTGCCAGGGCCACAAGGCTGAATCCGGGCAAGTGCCGGTACTCGAAGATGTCCAGGTCGAAGGAGGGCAAAAGTTCCCGCGCTTCGACAAGCGGATAGTTCGCCGTTTCAAAGTAGGGCTTGATCAGGCAGTACTTGATATGCACCATGTCCAAAAACCGGCGCAGCTCAGGCAGCGAGGACAGCTCCGGCATTTCCTTGAGAGCCCAGGGATCCTGCCAGATCATGTCCTTGACCTGTGAAAAAGCTTGTTCCCAGGTAATGCTCATGGATCAGTCGGATTCATTACATGTCGTACGGATCATACTACAGTCGCTCCACGCTCGGATAATTGCGTTGTAACTATCTAATTTTCGAAGAAAAAACAACACCTTTTTTCTTGGAGTTGCTAAAAACATCTGTCATGCATGGGTTCCCATGTCCGTCATGAAAAACTTCTGAATAGGGTGTTGGAAAGCCTGCGAAACAGTACTTTATCAACAGGCTGTTAGCGGTTACAAGCAAAGGCGCGGATCAGAAGATGATTGGGTTATTTGCCTGGATGATTCGAGATGTACCCAATACTTCGTTGGTCATGCCAAACCAACTTTTGGCCGACCATGCAAGACGTGCCGCATTGGGGGCGGCGTTCAAGGGGAAAGAGGCAACGCCAAGTGTAATTGAGCATGCACAGATACCCGTAGCATTTAAAGTGTTACATGAGCTTTGATATATATGCGCAGAATTTTGTATGAAACCCTGGCTGCTTTAGGTCAAAATGCGGATTTTCCTCGTGTTCAAACCCTGGGGGTCGGCATTGGAAAGTTGATTTGGAACGTAGTGCCGTCGAGACGGAAGCTGGCCGTGGCCGCCATTAGCGAACGGCTTGGCCTGGATGCCCCTCAGGCTACTGCCTTGGCCCGCTCAAGTTTCCAGCATAATGGACGCTCATTTTTGGAAATATTTCTGAGTCGGAAGGTGGACTGGAGGTTTGTCCGGGATCGGCTGCTTGTGGATGACCCGGCGCACATGCAACGCACGTTCAACCTTTTGCGGGACAGGGCATGCGTGATAACGTCTGCTCATATGGGAGGGTGGGAGATGCTCGCGGGTCTGTTGCACCTCCTGGCGCCGCAACAGCATTGCCAGGTAGTCGTCAAAGCCACGCACGACAGGGATTTGTACGCTTTGATCAAACGATTGCGCGGCCATTCCACCGTTCACATCGTAGAGCATGAACAGGCCGTGCAAAAGGTCTTGCGCAATCTCAGAAAGCCTGGAACCAGCGCCTTTCTCGTGGACCATAACTGCCGGCGCGAAGAAGCGGTTTTCCTCCCTTTTCTGGGTCGGATGGCCGCGGTCAACGTCGGTCCGGCCTTGTTGGCATTGCGTGGTAAGGCATTGGTAATGCCTGTATTTTTATTACGGGAAGATCCGGACAGGTACCGGCTTATTTACCAAGAACCGCTGGATGCCGGACAACTTCCGGGAGATCGACACGAAAAGATACACACGCTGGCATCATTTTATACCAAGGCTGTTGAGCGGGTCGTGCTCCAGTACCCTGAACAATGGTTCTGGATGCATCGTCGCTGGAAAACCCGACCGGGGGAGGAATTGGCAGGGTAGTATGTCGCCTGATGAAGTTTGGGCAGGAATCTTCATGTAAAAAACCGCCTCTTGATAAAAGTTTACATAATTTACATTATGAGGCTAATATATAATACTCTTAATTAATTATTCATTCAAGAAAAATGGCATCCACGGGACCGCTACAGCCCGTATTCCGGAACATTCACGCATGAATGCTCCTCTTTCGAAAAAAAAAGCCGCCCTGCATTCCGGGCGGCTTTTGAAAACTTGAGTTCACTGTCGAGTGCAGATCATTTTGCATCCGGCTCTGTGCGTCAATGGCCTGGACTGCAAAACGCGATCGGGGATCGGTTATTTTGCTTCCAGTTTCTTCAGATAGGAATCCCTGCACTCATAACTGCAAAAACAATGGACGTTGTCACCTTCCTTGATCCGGATGTCACTGCCCACCGGCACATAGGTGCCGCATACGGGATCCTTGGTCATCACTCCGGTCGCGGCCAGGTTTTCGTGTTCTTTATCCTTGACTTCCTTCTTTTTTTTGAGATCTCCGGTAAGGAGCTTGTACAGGATGAAAATGGCTGCGATAAATATCAAAAACTTGAGCATACGCTCTCCTTATACCCCGTGATCGTTCAAGTTCCGATTCGGGTTTTGGTAATTTGGTAATAATGATCGATGAAAAACCTCTTCATGATCGCCCTCAGTCATTCGATGACTGATATATCAAGTTTCCTCGTACCTGGAACGTAATGGCGTTCAGGGCGGCTTGGATGGGAGTGCCGTTGGGGAAGGTCAGGGTCGGTGCGATGTCTTGGAGGGGGACGAGAATGAAGGCTCTTTCCATGATCCGCGGATGCGGCAGGGTCAGGACCGGTGAATTGTGGCGTTGATCTCCAAAAAGGAGCAGGTCCAGATCAATAATTCTGGGACCTTTGTCCTTTTTCCGGACCCTGCCCATCTGTTTCTCGATTTCCAGCATCGTCTCCAGCAATTCTACAGCAGTCCATGCCGGACCGCAATCAAGCCGTAAAATTTGATTGGCAAACCAGGGCTGGTCTCGGATATTCTGGGGTTCGGTTTTGTAAATGGGTGAACATGGTCCGAGCCGGACCTCGGGCAGGTTTGCCAAGGCAATTCGCGCCCGTTGAAGATTGGCTTCCGGATCGCCTTGGTTTGATCCGAGGCTGATGTATCCGGGGTGGGACTGCATCCAAAGGTCGTCGGCCATGGGCAAAACCTTTTTCATGAAAAACGGGCAGGCGTGATGCCTGCCCGGAATGTGGCGACAGGAAGGGAATCATCCCCCCTTCTTTCTGTGATTGAGCAAGTTTCGGCCTCTACCCCGTCCTTACAGCTTGGCGATCCGGCCCAGTGCCTCGCGCAACCGATCCTCGCCCACGGTGAGGGCGATGCGGAAGTACCCTTCTCCAGGCGCGCCGAACCCATTGCCCGGCGTGACCACGACTCCGGTTTCCTGGAGCACCTTGGTGACAAAGCCAGCGGAATCCAAGCCCTTGGGCACCTTGGTCCAGATGTAGAACGTGGCTTCGGGCGAACGGCAATCCAGGCCGATCTTGCACAATTCCGCAACGGCGACATCCCTTCGGCCTTTGTAGATGTCCCGCATTTCCTGCGCAAAGGATTCGCCCTTTTCCAGGGCGGTGATCCCGGCTTCCTGAACAGCCTGAAAAATTCCGGAATCGATGTTGCTCTTGATTTTTCCCAGACCCTGGACCAACTCTGCGTTGCCCACGGCCATGCCGACACGCCATCCGGTCATGTTGTAGGTTTTGGACAGGGAGTGGAACTCGATGGCCACGTCCATGGCTCCGGGAATTTCCAGGATGCTCAACGGCTTGTTGGCGGAATTGTAGTACATTTCCGAGTAGGCGGCATCATGCACCAGGATGGTGTTGTATTCCTTCGCCTTGGCGATCAACTGCTCGTAGAAGCTTCGAGGCGCCATGGCGGATGTGGGATTGTTCGGATAGTTCAGGAAGAAGATCTTTGCCTTTTTCCAGATATCCGGAGAAATGGCCTCCAGATCGGGCAGAAAATCATTGTCCTCGGTCAAAGGCGCGAAATAGATCTCCCCGCCTGCGAACATTGTGGCGATGGGATAAACCGGATAATTGGGGGTGCTGGTGATGACCAGATCCCCGGGATCCACATAAGCCAGGGGAAAATGGGCCAGTCCCTCTTTTGAACCGATCAGGCTGAGCACCTGGGCCTTGGGATCGAGACGAACGCCGAATCGGGTATCATACCATTTCGCCACGCATTCCCGGAAGGTGTTCATTCCGGAATAGGAAGGGTACCGATGATTTTCGCCCTTGGTAATGGCCTTGTTCATGGACTCAATGATGAAGTCCGGAGTCGGCAGGTCCGGGTCCCCTACTCCAAGATCAATAATATCGACGCCCTTCGCCTTGACTTCGTTCTTGACTCGATCGATTTCCGCGAACAGATAGGGCGGCAATTGCGCTAAACGCTGAGCCGGCTTGAAATTCGGCATGTGTGTGGACTCCTTGAATGCTAAACGTAATGAAACGAACTCCTTGCCACTGGGGCTGAGGAGAACATGAAATCTTCCCCGTGAGCAAATCAATGCAGCTCAACGCCAACATGCTGATTAAAAAGACTTGCCGTGTAAGTCAAATCCTGTGTCCCAAGGCCGAGAAATCACGGCCGGATGGATCGCGGACGACGAGTTGCATGACCGAATCCGAAAATCATGTCGCGACCTGACGCCTTTGCCCTGCACCCCTGGATGGACCGCTTTCTGGAGTACATCCTCGTGGAAAAAGGCCTTGCGGAAAACAGCGTGGCCGCCTACACCATGGATCTTGAGTCGTTGCAACGGTTCCTGATCCGCGAAAACATCGCCTTGGAGGAATTCTCTTCTCAGAGCGCCCTGCTCTATCTGCTGCATCTCCGGCAGTCCGGCTTGCAGAACCGTTCACTGGCCAGGCATCTGGCCACGTTGCGCGGCCTGTTCGCCTTCCTGGTCCGAGAGCGGTTGATGCACGACAATCCGCTGGAGAAGCTGGAAAACCCCAAGCTGCCCCGACACCTTCCGGACGTGCTTAATCGAGAGGAAGTAACCGAATTGCTGGCCCGGCCCAACGTCCACGACAAGCTGGGCTTCCGGGATCGGACCATGCTTGAGCTGCTCTACGCTTCCGGCTTGCGTGTCTCCGAGCTGATCACCCTGCGCCCTCTGGACGTGGATCTGCAGACCGGCCTGCTGCGGGTTTTCGGCAAGGGGCGCAAGGAACGGGTCACGCCGATGCACGATACGGCTCGAAACCTGCTCGAAATTTACATCCAGTCCTGGCGTCCGGCCTTTCTTCCGAAATCGGACTTCCTTTTTCTGAACCGTTCAGGCAAAGGTCTGACAAGGCAAGGCGTCTGGAAACTGATCAAGACATACGCGCGCAAAGCCGGCATCCGGCAGCCCATATCCCCGCATACCCTGCGCCATTCATTTGCCACGCATCTGCTGGAAGGCGGGGCTGACTTGCGCACCGTGCAGATTCTGCTCGGTCACGCCGACATCCTGGCCACGGAGATCTACACCCATGTCCAATCATCGCGCCTGAAAAGCCAGCACTTTCAACATCATCCTCGCGGTGGCCAGGAAAGCGCAAACGCCGATGAACCGCCGGAAAAGGATCATTCGTGACCATATGCAACACCGGCGGCATCCAATCGCCTTACTCCTCAACCAATGAAGCCTTTTCAGCCTCCAGCAACAGCACCCCCAATGCCCTTATCCACGCCTAAGACCCTGATCACGGCCCACAACAACGCGGATTTCGACGCGTTAGCGGCCATGGTGGCCGCGGGAAAACTATATCCGGACGCGGCGCTGGTCTTTCCCGGCAGCCAGGAAAAGAACCTTCGCAATTTCTTCATCCAGAGCGCGACCTACCTTTTCAACTTCCAGTCCATGAAGGAGATCGACGCTTCCGCCGTGGAACTGCTGGTGGTGGTGGACACGCGCCAGCGTTCGCGCCTGGATCATGTGCGCGCCGTCCTGGATCAGCCCGGCCTCGTCATTCATGCTTACGACCATCATCCCGACTCGGATGAGGATTTGCCCGCTGACAAAAACGTAGTCCTGCCCTGGGGCTCGACCACGGCCATCCTGGTTCGGGAAATCCGAGACCGCTCCATTTCCGTAAGCCCGGACGAGGCGACGATCATGGGGCTGGGCATCTACGAGGATACCGGCGCCTTCACCTTTTCCTCGACGACCACCCACGACTTTGACGCCGCATCCTGGCTGCTGGCCCAGGGCATGGATCTGAACACGGTTTCCGATCTCATCACCCGGGACCTGAGCGCTGAGCAAGTCCATCTTCTGCACACCATGCTGGGGTCGGCCACCATTCACGACATCAACGGCATTGAGGTGGTGATCACCGAAGTCAGCATCGATGAATACGTGGGCGACTTTGCCGTTCTCGTGCACAAGCTCGTGGACATGCAGAACATCCGCGTACTTTTCGCTCTGGCCCGCATGAACGACCGGGTGCATCTGATCGCCCGCAGCCGCCGTCCGGAAGTGGACACGGGACGGATCTGCGGCTTTTTCGGCGGCGGCGGGCACGTCTACGCCGCCTCGGCCACCATCAAGGATCGCACGCTGTCCGAGATCAAGGAAGAGCTGTTCGCCCTGCTCTACTCGCATATCAATCCGCAAATCCTGGTTCGCGACTTCATGTCCAAGCCCGCGGTCACCGTTCCTGAAGGCACGACCCTGATCCAGGCCACGGAGATCATGACCCGCTACGGATTGAAGGCCATTCCGGTGGTTCGCGAAGACGGGGCCTGCGTCGGCATTCTGGAGCACCAACTGTCGGACCGCGCCGTCGGCCATGGATTGGGGCAGCTTGTGGTGGAAGAATACATGCAGCGGGATGTGGCCATGGTTTCGCCGGAGGACGATCTCTACGCGGTCATGGAGATCATCCTGGGCTTGAAGCAGCGCCTTGTTCCGGTGGCTCAAAACGGACAGGTCATCGCGGTGATCACCCGCACCGATCTGATCACGATCTTCATCCAGGAATCGGCCCGGATACCGGAATTTCTGCTCCCGGAACGCAGAAACGAGCGCAACATCAAGAACATGCTCAGGTCGCGGCTGGCGGCGGACATATTCCGCCTCCTGGAGCAGGCGGGGGCCCTGGGCCGAGAAATGGGGGTCAGCGTTTACGCCGTGGGCGGTTTCGTCCGGGACATCCTGCTGGACCGGCCGAACCTGGACATCGATCTGGTGGTGGAAGGCGACGGCATCGAATTCGCCCAGGTACTCAGCCGCAAGCTGGGGGGGCGCATCCGGATGCACAAAAAATTCCAGACCGCCGTGGTCATCCTTCCGGACGGCCAGAAGGTGGACGTGGCCACGGCCCGGCTGGAATACTACCAGTACCCCACCGCCCTGCCCACGGTGGAGCTTTCCTCCATCAAGATGGACCTGTACCGGCGCGACTTCAGCATCAACGCCCTGGCCGTGCGCCTGAGCCCGGACCAGTTCGGGAACCTGGTGGACTTCTTTTCCGCCCAGAAGGACATCAAGGAGCGCAACATCCGCGTGCTGCACTCCCTGAGCTTTGTGGAGGATCCGACCCGCATCCTGCGAGCCATCCGGTTCGAACAGCGCTTTAATTTCCGTATGGACCGCCAGACCGAACGATTGATCAAGAACGCCCTGAATCTGAACCTGTTTCAGAAACTGTCCGGAGGACGCCTTTTTCATGAACTGTATCTGATAATGGAGGAAAAGGAGGTGCTTGCCTGTTTTCGGCGCATGGACTCCTTTAATCTCCTACAGGTTCTGCATCCCCTCCTGAAGCTATCCGATCAACTGGAAAGCATCCTGAGCGAAGTGGAACGCGTCCTGAACTGGTATCGCCTGCTTTATCTTGAGCCGAATGTTCTGTCATGGAAGGTATTTATGCTGGGATTGGCTTCGAGCCTAGATGATGCCCAGTTCCAAATCCTCATGCGTCGCTTGAACTTTTCGGATAAGGATGAACGCTATTTCCTGGCCGTGCGCGAAGGACTGGCCGAGACGATTCAACAACTGCATCAATGGCAGGGACGGGCCGGCTCCCTGAGCGAATTGTTTTTCATCCTCGATCCCCTACCCCTGGAGTCCATCCTTTATTTGATGGCCCGCAGTCAGAAGGAGGAGATGCGGCGACACATTTCCCTGTTCCTGACGCAACTCAAAACCCAGAAGGTTTCCGTGACCGGGAAGGACCTTAAAGCCATGAGACTTTCCCCCGGTCCCGTCTATTCCGAGGTGCTGCGCACTCTGCATGCGGCCATGATCGACGGCAAAGCCGTTGACCGGAACAGCCAACTGATCCTGGCCGGCGAACTGGTGGCGCGGATCAAGGCCCGCGAAGCCGCTGACCAGGTTCAGGAGGTGTCGCCCAAGTCGGGATAATTTTTTCTTGATTTACAACATTTACGATATCACCTCAGACTTGATGCTCTTGCAATCGGTATCGAAATCGAAATCGAGAGACTTATCATGTGATAGTGATGCTGTGATGAGGAACAATTATTAGGATTTCGATTGCGATTCCGATATCGATTGCGATTTCGATATCGATTGCGATTTCGATTGCGAGAGATAAGACCGAGAACAAAATGTCCTTTTGCGTTCCTTTTGCCCAGGTTCTTGACCTGGAAAGGGCAACAATTTACAGGCACATGGTGTGGAAGGTGTTGTTTTCTTGTTCAATGATTTTTATTCAGCAACAAACGGAGGTTTTTAAGAATGGTGAAACGACTGTTGATGACGGCCTTGATTCTCGTGGCCATGAGTTCCACGGCCTGGGCCCAGCGGACCCTTGTGTTTGCTTCCGACTGCACATGGCCCCCCATGGAAATGATGAGCGAGGCCGGTGAGTGCGTCGGCTTTGGTCCCGACCTGGTCAATGCCATGGCCCGGGTGGGGGGATTTGACGTGAAGATCCAGAATACCGCCTGGGACGGGATTTTTGCCGGTCTGGCCATGGGCCGGTACGATGCCATTTCCTCTTCCGTGTCCATCACCGAAGAGCGCAGGAAAGCCATGGACTTCTCCGACCCCTATTTTGAGGTCAAGCAAGGCGTCGTGGTCCAGCAAGATTCTCCCATCAAATCGGAGGAAGATCTGGCCGGTAAGACCGTGGGCGCCCAGATCGGCACCACCGGATACTTTGCCGCCATGCGCATTGCCGGAAACAACGCCAAGAGCTACGATGAAATCGGACTGGCCGTCATCGACCTGGCCAACGGCCGGATCGACGCCGCCATTGCCGACGACGCGGTCGCCGCTGATTACGCCTTGACCCATCCGGAGCTGTCCAAGAGTCTGAAGTTGGCCTTCCTGATCGAGCCGGATGAACCCGAATATCTCGGCTTTGCCGTGAAGAAAGGCGACGAGGAAGCCTTGACGCTGATCAACAACGCCCTGGCCCAGGTCAAGGCCAGCAGCGAATACGATGAAATCTTCAAGAAATGGTTCGGCGGGGAATAGCTTCGTTCCCGACTGACCGACGTAACAGACCCCGGCCTTTCCCCGGCTGACGAGAGGCCGGAGTCTGTCATCCATAATCCAAGGGTGCACGATGGCCGACAAGAATGTAGTGATTGAGGTTGGGGATGGGGCCGCCATTCCACGCAAGCGTGACAAAGGCCTTTTCAACGCATGGTGGATTTCCCTCATCGGAGCGCTGAGCATCATCGTTTACTTGTGTCTTTCCCGTCCCGATCCATATTTAAGGATCATCAAGTTTCTTCCAGACGGCATCCTCGTCACCTTTCAGGTCACCATCCTCTCCATACTCCTCGCTCTCGTGATCGGGCTTTTCACGGGGCTGGGGCGCATTTCCAAGAACAGGACCATCAACCTGATCGCCTCCACCTATGTGGAAGTGGTTCGGGGCATTCCGCTGCTGGTCCAGTTGTTCTACATTTATTTTGCACTGGGACAAGTTTTCGCCAATCTGCCGGAAACCAACTTCCTCTTCATTTTTTTAAGGAACATGCCGCCCCTGGTGGCCG
Encoded proteins:
- a CDS encoding basic amino acid ABC transporter substrate-binding protein produces the protein MVKRLLMTALILVAMSSTAWAQRTLVFASDCTWPPMEMMSEAGECVGFGPDLVNAMARVGGFDVKIQNTAWDGIFAGLAMGRYDAISSSVSITEERRKAMDFSDPYFEVKQGVVVQQDSPIKSEEDLAGKTVGAQIGTTGYFAAMRIAGNNAKSYDEIGLAVIDLANGRIDAAIADDAVAADYALTHPELSKSLKLAFLIEPDEPEYLGFAVKKGDEEALTLINNALAQVKASSEYDEIFKKWFGGE
- a CDS encoding amino acid ABC transporter permease, which gives rise to MADKNVVIEVGDGAAIPRKRDKGLFNAWWISLIGALSIIVYLCLSRPDPYLRIIKFLPDGILVTFQVTILSILLALVIGLFTGLGRISKNRTINLIASTYVEVVRGIPLLVQLFYIYFALGQVFANLPETNFLFIFLRNMPPLVAAVIAMGICYGAYMGEVFRAGIESIDHGQSEAARSLGFNRTQTMFYVILPQAWRTILPPVGNEFIALLKDSSLVSILAVSDILRRGREFASVTFNYFETYTMVALVYLVITLLLSKIVSTMEERLNYYERR